In Leptolyngbya sp. SIO1E4, one DNA window encodes the following:
- a CDS encoding phosphoglucomutase/phosphomannomutase family protein, with protein sequence MAIALSPASFIDKPIKFGTDGWRGMIAADFTFGRVLQVAQVAAHVLKQCYGEQTGSNTVIVGHDRRFLSPEFARTAAEAVAAAGFDVLLTDTFAPTPAFSWAAKDQGALGAIVITASHNPAAYNGLKIKSAFGGSVPPDVTKQVEAQLDKSFPAPAQPGTIESFDPWPSYCAGLQAQVDLAAIQDAITSGRLTVFADVMHGSAATGLERLLGQPINELNTNADPLFEGGAPEPLPKYLQRMLKTVKEYQPSVQGGLIAGLVFDGDSDRIAAVDGQGNFLSSQILIPILIDHLTTVHEYSGEVIKTISGSNIIPKVAAMHNLPLHETPIGYKYIADRMLESKAMIGGEESGGVGYGHHIPERDALLSALYVLESVVKSGLDLSDRYRKLQQITGYDSDYDRIDLPLASMDVRAKLLQALQTNCPQTVAGKAVKDCLSIDGYKFSLEDGSWLLIRFSGTEPVLRLYSEADTLDEVHKNLNWAKDWATAIG encoded by the coding sequence ATGGCGATCGCACTATCCCCCGCTTCCTTTATTGATAAGCCGATTAAATTTGGAACCGACGGCTGGCGCGGCATGATTGCTGCTGACTTTACTTTTGGACGGGTGTTGCAGGTGGCTCAGGTGGCTGCCCATGTCTTGAAGCAGTGCTACGGAGAGCAGACCGGCAGCAACACGGTGATCGTGGGACACGATCGCCGGTTTCTCTCCCCAGAATTTGCGCGCACGGCGGCTGAGGCGGTGGCAGCGGCTGGGTTCGATGTTTTACTGACAGATACTTTTGCCCCGACACCTGCTTTTAGCTGGGCTGCGAAAGATCAAGGAGCTTTAGGGGCGATCGTCATTACCGCTAGCCACAACCCAGCGGCTTACAATGGCCTCAAAATTAAAAGTGCTTTTGGGGGCTCGGTGCCTCCGGATGTCACTAAGCAGGTAGAAGCTCAGCTAGACAAATCCTTCCCAGCCCCCGCTCAACCCGGCACGATCGAATCCTTTGACCCGTGGCCCAGCTATTGTGCTGGCTTGCAGGCTCAAGTAGATTTGGCTGCTATTCAAGATGCCATCACCAGTGGTCGGCTCACGGTTTTTGCCGATGTCATGCATGGCTCTGCTGCAACGGGGCTAGAGCGCTTGCTAGGGCAGCCTATTAATGAGTTGAACACGAATGCTGACCCGCTCTTTGAAGGGGGGGCACCGGAACCGCTGCCCAAGTATCTGCAGCGGATGCTGAAAACGGTGAAAGAATACCAACCCTCTGTCCAGGGAGGGCTGATTGCCGGATTGGTGTTTGACGGCGATAGCGATCGCATCGCGGCGGTTGATGGGCAGGGCAATTTCCTGAGTTCTCAGATTTTGATTCCTATCCTGATCGACCATTTGACTACGGTGCATGAGTACTCGGGTGAGGTGATCAAGACCATTAGCGGTTCTAACATCATCCCTAAGGTAGCGGCGATGCATAATTTGCCGCTGCATGAAACGCCCATTGGCTACAAGTACATTGCTGATCGCATGTTGGAATCGAAGGCGATGATCGGTGGTGAAGAGTCTGGCGGTGTTGGCTACGGCCATCACATTCCCGAACGAGATGCGCTGCTGTCGGCGCTGTATGTGCTGGAGTCGGTGGTGAAGTCTGGGCTAGATTTGAGCGATCGCTACCGCAAGCTGCAGCAAATCACGGGATACGATTCTGACTACGATCGCATTGATTTGCCGTTAGCCAGCATGGATGTTCGCGCCAAGCTGCTGCAGGCGCTGCAAACTAATTGCCCTCAAACAGTGGCGGGCAAAGCAGTGAAGGACTGTCTCAGCATTGATGGCTACAAGTTTTCGCTGGAGGATGGCAGTTGGCTGCTAATTCGCTTTAGCGGTACTGAGCCGGTGTTACGGCTTTATAGTGAAGCCGACACGTTGGACGAGGTGCATAAGAATTTGAATTGGGCGAAAGACTGGGCCACCGCGATCGGTTAA